A section of the Pseudovibrio sp. M1P-2-3 genome encodes:
- the leuD gene encoding 3-isopropylmalate dehydratase small subunit, translated as MEKFTKITSVAAPLPLVNIDTDMIIPKQFLKTIKRTGLGTALFHEMRTNDDGSKKEDFILHQSAYSKSQILIAGDNFGCGSSREHAPWALLDFGIRCVISTSFADIFFNNCFKNGILPIVVSQETLDSLMGHASKGANAVFTIDLELEEVQTPDGETVKFAVDPFRKHCLLNGLDDIGLTLEKTHHIDAHEQRFADSHPWH; from the coding sequence ATGGAAAAATTCACGAAAATCACAAGTGTCGCGGCGCCGCTGCCCCTCGTTAATATCGACACTGATATGATTATCCCAAAACAATTCTTAAAAACAATCAAGCGCACTGGTTTGGGCACCGCCTTGTTCCATGAAATGAGAACAAATGATGATGGCTCAAAGAAGGAGGACTTTATCCTTCATCAATCAGCCTATAGCAAATCTCAAATTCTAATAGCAGGCGATAACTTCGGGTGCGGATCCTCTCGCGAACATGCTCCATGGGCGCTTCTGGATTTTGGTATCCGCTGTGTTATCTCTACCAGCTTTGCCGATATCTTCTTCAATAACTGCTTTAAAAACGGCATTCTTCCAATTGTCGTTTCTCAGGAGACCTTGGATTCCCTGATGGGCCATGCTTCCAAGGGAGCCAATGCTGTTTTCACAATTGATCTGGAACTGGAAGAAGTTCAAACTCCAGATGGAGAAACCGTCAAATTTGCAGTCGATCCATTCAGAAAACACTGCCTGCTTAACGGATTGGATGACATCGGTTTGACCTTGGAAAAAACTCATCACATCGATGCCCATGAGCAGCGTTTCGCTGACAGCCATCCTTGGCATTGA